Proteins from one Sarcophilus harrisii chromosome 2, mSarHar1.11, whole genome shotgun sequence genomic window:
- the LOC105749104 gene encoding zinc finger protein 420-like has translation MALLSQGSGLLSRQNIVEEEERMILTARSRVSVTFKDIAVDFTKEEWQQLDPSQKDLYREVMLENYKNLVSLGVPISKPDVIYQLEQGEAPWISERKVQRGSSLGGERFERPEIKASAWKLGIFIEESSKETFIWDNPWGPVLGEAREYDIRSEGHSKYGKLTRRTSSSKTRNHEYKFGKSFDQESTLFPQQRIPVGNSLSKCDDYGKSSSQQSHIVKYNRISSTKKLSKFNESETSFSYNTDFIQNHRLHSGEKTFECNKCGKMFSQKTGLTEHQRIHTGEKPHKCNECGKAFRRSTQLNVHQRIHTGEKPHKCNECGKAFRRSTQLTVHQRIHTGEKPHLCNECGKAFRQSTQLTYHQRIHTGEKPHKCNECGKAFIRNTQLTVHQRIHTGEKPHKCDECGKAFIQRIQLTVHQRSHTGEKPHMCDECGKAFRRSTQLTVHQRIHTGEKPHKCNECGKAFIRNTELTAHQRIHTGEHPHKCNECGKAFIRRTQLTVHQRIHTDEKPHICNECGKVFIQSIQLTVHQRIHTGEKPHMCNECGKTFNHRSSLSSHLRIHTGVKPYKCKECGKAFMDSSYLTYHQRIHTGEKPYTCNECGKAFNHRSSLKNHRRIHTGEKPYKCNECGKCFSNCSSLACHQKIHTGEKPHKCNECGKAFIQIIHLTVHQRIHTGEKPYECNECGKAFKHNSSLTSHLKTHTRKEPHKWSRQHSHHQRNHTSKKPLKNNKSGKAFTHSPSLSHQKSHIGEKSSETQTPHPDSTSVNP, from the exons ctctgCTTTCTCAAGGCTCTGGCCTTCTTTCAAGACAGAATATagtggaagaagaggagagaatgatCCTAACAGCCAGGTCTCGG GTATCAGTAACTTTCAAAGATATAGCTGTAGACTTTACTAAGGAAGAATGGCAACAATTGGACCCTTCTCAAAAAGACTTGTACAGAGAAGTGATGTTGGAGAACTATAAAAACCTTGTTTCTCTGG gAGTTCCAATTTCCAAACCAGATGTTATCTATCAATTAGAACAAGGAGAAGCACCATGGATATCAGAAAGGAAAGTCCAAAGGGGCTCCTCTCTTG GTGGGGAAAGATTTGAACGACCTGAAATCAAGGCATCAGCTTGGAAGCTGGGCATTTTTATAGAAGAATCATCCAAGGAAACATTCATATGGGATAATCCCTGGGGCCCTGTGTTGGGAGAAGCCAGGGAATATGATATTAGGTCAGAGGGGCATTCCAAATATGGAAAATTAACTCGTAGAACAAGTTCCAGTAAAACAAGAAACCATGAATATAAATTTGGGAAAAGCTTTGATCAGGAATCAACCCTTTTTCCTCAACAAAGAATTCCTGTAGGAAATAGTCTCAGTAAATGTGATGACTATGGAAAGAGTTCCAGTCAACAGTCACACATAGTTAAATACAATAGAATCTCCTCCACAAAGAAGCTTTCTAAATTCAATGAATCTGAAACATCCTTTAGCTATAATACAGACTTTATTCAAAACCATAGACTCCATTCCggagaaaaaacttttgaatgcAACAAATGTGGGAAGATGTTCAGTCAAAAAACTGGCCTTACTGAACACCAGCgcattcatactggagagaaacctcataaatgcaatgaatgtgggaaagcctttagaCGCAGTACACAACTTAATGTACATCAacgaattcatactggagagaaaccccataaatgcaatgaatgtgggaaggccttcaggCGAAGCACACaacttactgtacatcagagaattcatacaggAGAGAAACCCCATttgtgtaatgaatgtggaaaagcttttagaCAGAGCACCCAACTTACTtaccatcagagaattcatactggagagaagcctcacaaatgtaatgaatgtggaaaggcatTTATCCGCAACACACAACTTACTgtacatcaaagaattcatactggagagaaacctcacaaatgtgatgaatgtgggaaagcctttatCCAGAGAATACaacttactgtacatcagagaagtcatactggagaaaaacctcaTATGTgtgatgaatgtgggaaggcctttagACGAAGTACACAGCTTACTGTACATCAAaggattcatactggagaaaaaccccacaaatgtaatgaatgtgggaaggcctttaTCCGGAACACAGAACTTACTgcacatcaaagaattcatactggagaacaTCCCcacaaatgtaatgaatgtgggaaagccttcataCGAAGGACACAGCTGACTGTACATCAAAGAATTCACACTGATGAGAAGCCCCATATATGTAACGAATGTGGGAAAGTATTTATCCAGAGCATACaacttactgtacatcagagaattcatactggagagaaacctcaCATGTGTAATGAATGTGGCAAAACCTTCAACCACCGATCATCCCTTAGTTCCCATCTAAGAATCCATACTGGAGTAAAGCCctataaatgtaaagaatgtggTAAAGCCTTCATGGATAGTTCTTACCTTACCtaccatcagagaattcatactggagagaaaccttatacttgtaatgaatgtgggaaagcctttaaCCATAGATCATCCCTTAAAAATCATCGGAGAATtcatactggggagaaaccttataaatgcaATGAATGTGGTAAATGCTTCAGTAATTGTTCATCCCTTGCTTGCCATCAAaaaatccatactggagagaaacctcacaaatgcaatgaatgtgggaaagccttcattCAGATTATCcatcttactgtacatcagagaattcatacgggagagaaaccttatgaatgtaatgaatgtgggaaagccttcaaaCACAATTCATCCCTTACTTCCCATCTCAAAACCCATACTCGAAAGGAACCACATAAATGGAGCCGACAACATAGTCATCATCAGAGAAATCATACAAGTAAGAAacctcttaaaaataataaaagtggtAAAGCCTTCACCCACAGTCCATCCCTTAGTCATCAGAAAAGTCACATTGGAGAGAAGTCTTCTGAAACTCAAACCCCTCATCCTGACAGCACTTCAGTGAATCCATGA